The Polyangium spumosum genome includes a window with the following:
- a CDS encoding glutamate-cysteine ligase family protein: MGLLITRDDFSEDEFVRFSERLRDELDVLDALVSRPGFGEGPATVGAELELFLVDPAGLPLPANREVLARTVDPRFTVELDRFNLEFNARPCPLAGRPFSALVAEFEGALAEINRAARDQGGRIVPIGILPTLRREDLTAAEMTDVPRYRALGKRIRRLRGGPFHVRIHGDDPLALDTDDVAMEGAGTSFQVHLRVPPGSFSRYYNAAQIATIPALAASGNSPILIGHRLWDETRIALFRQAVDDRLDAPAAFHPPSRVSFGYGWVREGAAELFAESVRLYAPLLPVLGGEDARKTLQSGGVPELAELRLHHGTVWRWNRAVYDPAGGGHFRIEFRALPAGPTVIDMLASAAFLLGVTIGLAPEVDHLLPAYPFELARHAFYRAAQHGLDAIVPYPSDEPPSPRATPIAALCERLVPLARSGLLGAGVVEDEADRFLGVFLERVRSRQTGARWQRAALEALGARFSKEEALRRMLAHYEERAASGEPVHAWAKVLG; encoded by the coding sequence ATGGGCCTCCTCATCACGCGCGACGATTTCAGCGAGGACGAGTTCGTCCGTTTCTCCGAGCGCCTGCGGGACGAGCTCGACGTCCTCGACGCGCTCGTCTCGCGGCCCGGCTTCGGCGAGGGGCCGGCCACGGTCGGCGCCGAGCTCGAGCTCTTCCTGGTCGATCCGGCCGGCCTGCCCCTGCCAGCAAACCGCGAGGTCCTCGCGCGTACCGTCGATCCTCGCTTCACGGTCGAGCTCGATCGGTTCAACCTCGAGTTCAACGCCCGCCCGTGTCCGCTCGCCGGCCGCCCGTTTTCGGCCCTCGTGGCCGAGTTCGAAGGCGCGCTCGCCGAGATCAACCGCGCCGCCCGGGACCAGGGCGGGCGTATCGTGCCAATCGGCATCCTGCCCACGCTGCGCCGCGAGGACCTCACGGCCGCGGAGATGACCGACGTCCCTCGGTATCGCGCCCTCGGAAAGCGCATCCGACGCCTGCGCGGCGGGCCGTTCCACGTCCGCATTCACGGCGACGATCCGCTCGCGCTCGACACGGACGACGTCGCGATGGAGGGCGCCGGCACCTCGTTCCAGGTCCACCTGCGCGTCCCGCCCGGCAGCTTCTCGAGGTATTACAATGCGGCGCAGATCGCCACGATCCCGGCCCTCGCCGCGTCGGGCAACTCGCCGATCCTGATCGGCCATCGCCTCTGGGACGAGACGCGGATCGCGCTCTTCCGCCAGGCCGTCGACGATCGCCTCGACGCCCCGGCCGCGTTTCACCCGCCGTCACGCGTCTCGTTCGGCTATGGCTGGGTCCGCGAGGGGGCCGCCGAGCTCTTCGCCGAGAGCGTCCGGCTCTACGCCCCGCTCCTGCCCGTGCTCGGGGGCGAGGACGCGCGGAAAACCCTTCAATCGGGCGGCGTGCCCGAGCTCGCCGAGCTGCGCCTGCACCACGGCACCGTGTGGCGCTGGAACCGCGCGGTCTACGATCCTGCGGGCGGCGGCCATTTTCGTATCGAGTTTCGCGCCTTGCCGGCCGGTCCCACGGTGATCGACATGCTCGCGAGCGCCGCCTTCCTCCTCGGCGTGACGATCGGCCTCGCGCCCGAGGTCGACCACCTCCTGCCGGCGTATCCCTTCGAGCTCGCGCGCCACGCCTTTTATCGCGCGGCCCAGCATGGGCTCGACGCGATCGTGCCTTATCCGAGCGACGAGCCCCCCTCGCCCCGCGCGACCCCGATCGCCGCGCTCTGCGAGCGCCTCGTGCCCCTCGCCCGGAGCGGCCTGCTCGGCGCGGGTGTCGTCGAAGACGAGGCCGACCGGTTCCTCGGCGTCTTCCTGGAGCGGGTACGGTCTCGACAAACGGGCGCGCGCTGGCAACGCGCGGCGCTCGAGGCGCTCGGGGCTCGTTTTTCGAAAGAGGAGGCGCTCCGGCGGATGCTCGCCCATTACGAGGAGCGCGCCGCCTCCGGAGAGCCCGTGCACGCGTGGGCGAAGGTCCTGGGTTGA
- a CDS encoding MbnP family copper-binding protein, giving the protein MALFAGLVAGCGGDGEGSGGAGGSGGSGGSGGSGGSGGGASLMDVEITFEGRVGDKVFDCTDTYTLGSTNTEVQITDFRLYVHDVRLLRKDGSEFPVDLTQDGLWQHEDLALLDFEDKTGACANGTSETNTTIKGRVQAGSYQGITFKVGVPFELNHADAATAPSPLNLSALFWNWNGGYKFLRVDAAPTAGGGAFNVHIGSTGCTEDGSGVVTACDRPNRPEVRLTDYDPLTGKFVVDYAALVAESDLSQNAGGAPGCMGGFDDPECQAVMGRLGIHVDDGSVHPDEQKLFSVE; this is encoded by the coding sequence GTGGCGCTTTTTGCCGGGCTCGTCGCCGGATGCGGCGGCGACGGCGAGGGCAGCGGCGGCGCGGGTGGAAGCGGCGGCAGCGGCGGAAGTGGCGGAAGTGGCGGAAGCGGCGGCGGGGCGTCGCTCATGGACGTGGAGATCACGTTCGAGGGGCGCGTCGGGGACAAGGTCTTCGATTGCACCGATACCTACACCCTGGGCAGCACGAACACCGAGGTGCAGATCACCGATTTTCGGCTTTACGTGCACGACGTGCGCCTCCTGCGCAAGGATGGCAGCGAGTTCCCGGTCGATCTCACGCAGGACGGGCTCTGGCAACACGAGGACCTGGCGCTCCTCGATTTCGAGGACAAAACCGGCGCCTGCGCGAACGGCACGAGCGAGACGAACACCACGATCAAGGGCCGGGTGCAGGCCGGGAGCTACCAGGGCATCACGTTCAAGGTCGGGGTGCCTTTCGAGCTGAACCACGCCGACGCGGCGACGGCGCCTTCGCCGCTCAACCTGAGCGCGCTGTTCTGGAACTGGAACGGCGGGTACAAGTTCCTCCGCGTGGACGCGGCGCCCACGGCGGGCGGCGGGGCTTTTAACGTGCACATCGGCAGCACGGGGTGCACGGAGGACGGGTCGGGGGTCGTCACGGCCTGCGACCGGCCGAACCGCCCCGAGGTGCGCCTGACCGACTACGATCCGCTCACGGGCAAGTTCGTGGTCGATTACGCGGCGCTCGTCGCGGAGAGCGACCTCTCGCAGAACGCGGGCGGCGCGCCGGGCTGCATGGGCGGCTTCGACGACCCCGAATGCCAGGCCGTCATGGGCCGGCTCGGCATTCACGTGGACGACGGCTCGGTTCATCCGGACGAACAGAAGCTCTTCTCGGTGGAGTGA
- a CDS encoding DsbA family protein — protein sequence MLVKLYRIGFVTALSAAIACGPAPAPQAASPGAGSQGPSDQAGAAQEGAESADKGAALPRAARAGGEGDGELAVAGSGRGPRDDVGGFPPRPVAPAEVGNWTGGNEVDTGEGAKSPVPVTAADPSWGSPKAPVTIVAFSDLECPFCGRAAGTLADLARIYGKDQLRIVWKNFPLDFHKNARPAAEAAMAVFKLKGAPWFWAYHDALFAGRIDPQVIDGSLPRGLTRKNIDAALASGDIARKVQDDIDLGKKVGVMGTPAFFINGVHLSGAQPVDKFRAIIDEQIAAARKATAGGTAPEKVYAVLSAQNYQKPEDRPDARPSQPAEDTKTVWRVPVDGSPVRGKNTALVTLVTFTDFQCPFCIKVTPTLEQLARDYGDKLRIVYKNNPLPFHKDAEPAAELALEARAQKGDAAFWKAHDLLFAQNGKLAPEDLESVARSLGIDLKKASAAIENKKHKARIEQDQDLADDVQATGTPHFFINGRRLVGAQPIDKFKALIDEEITKAEVMVKKGTPAAKLYDTLIKDGKAATFEKVPVPAVTKDNPSRGPANAKVVVQIFSDFECPFCKRVGPTLDELQAAFPGKLRFVWRNKPLPFHKNAMPAAMAAMEAYKQKGNDAFWKMHDAFFQDQTQLDRAGIERTAAALGLDVQKVLAAIDGQTHKALIDADLAAADKAKVSGTPAFVINGYFISGAQPLGKFKKAVSLALKEAK from the coding sequence ATGCTCGTGAAGCTCTACCGAATCGGGTTCGTGACGGCCCTCTCGGCCGCAATCGCCTGCGGCCCGGCGCCTGCGCCGCAGGCCGCCTCGCCCGGCGCCGGGTCCCAGGGGCCTTCGGATCAGGCTGGTGCTGCCCAAGAAGGCGCCGAGAGCGCGGACAAAGGCGCCGCCCTCCCCCGCGCCGCGCGCGCCGGGGGCGAAGGCGACGGCGAGCTCGCCGTGGCAGGCAGCGGCCGCGGCCCGCGTGACGACGTCGGCGGCTTCCCCCCGCGGCCCGTGGCCCCGGCGGAGGTCGGCAACTGGACCGGCGGCAACGAGGTCGACACGGGCGAAGGCGCGAAGAGCCCGGTGCCCGTCACGGCCGCGGATCCGAGCTGGGGCAGCCCCAAGGCGCCCGTCACGATCGTCGCGTTCTCCGACCTCGAGTGCCCCTTCTGCGGGCGCGCCGCGGGCACGCTCGCCGATCTCGCCCGGATCTACGGCAAGGACCAGCTCCGGATCGTCTGGAAAAACTTCCCCCTCGATTTCCACAAGAACGCGCGCCCCGCGGCCGAGGCGGCGATGGCCGTGTTCAAGCTGAAAGGCGCGCCCTGGTTCTGGGCCTATCACGACGCCCTCTTCGCCGGCCGCATCGATCCGCAGGTGATCGACGGCTCGCTCCCGCGTGGCCTCACCCGCAAGAACATCGACGCGGCGCTCGCGAGCGGCGACATTGCAAGGAAGGTCCAGGACGACATCGACCTCGGCAAGAAGGTCGGCGTCATGGGCACGCCGGCCTTCTTCATCAACGGCGTGCACCTCTCCGGCGCGCAGCCGGTCGACAAGTTCCGCGCCATCATCGACGAGCAGATCGCGGCCGCGCGCAAGGCGACCGCGGGCGGGACGGCGCCCGAGAAGGTCTATGCGGTGCTCTCGGCGCAGAACTACCAGAAGCCCGAGGACCGGCCCGACGCGCGGCCGAGCCAGCCTGCGGAGGACACGAAGACCGTCTGGCGCGTGCCCGTCGACGGCTCGCCTGTCCGGGGCAAAAACACGGCGCTCGTCACGCTCGTGACGTTCACGGATTTCCAGTGCCCGTTCTGCATCAAGGTCACGCCGACGCTCGAGCAGCTCGCCCGCGATTACGGGGACAAACTCCGCATCGTGTACAAGAACAACCCGCTCCCGTTCCACAAGGACGCCGAGCCCGCGGCCGAGCTCGCGCTCGAGGCGCGCGCGCAGAAGGGCGACGCGGCGTTCTGGAAGGCGCACGACCTGCTCTTCGCCCAGAATGGCAAGCTCGCGCCCGAGGACCTCGAGTCGGTCGCCAGGAGCCTCGGGATCGACCTGAAGAAGGCGAGCGCCGCGATCGAGAACAAGAAACACAAGGCGCGTATCGAGCAGGACCAGGACCTCGCCGACGACGTGCAGGCGACCGGCACGCCGCATTTCTTCATCAATGGGCGGAGGCTCGTGGGCGCCCAGCCGATCGACAAGTTCAAGGCGCTCATCGACGAGGAGATCACGAAGGCGGAGGTGATGGTCAAGAAGGGCACGCCTGCGGCGAAGCTCTACGACACCCTCATCAAGGACGGCAAGGCGGCGACGTTCGAGAAGGTCCCGGTCCCCGCGGTCACGAAGGACAACCCGAGCCGCGGCCCGGCGAACGCGAAGGTCGTCGTGCAGATCTTCTCCGATTTCGAGTGCCCGTTCTGCAAGCGGGTCGGGCCCACGCTCGACGAGCTCCAGGCGGCCTTCCCGGGCAAGCTCCGGTTCGTCTGGCGAAACAAGCCGCTGCCGTTCCACAAGAACGCGATGCCCGCGGCGATGGCGGCCATGGAGGCCTACAAGCAAAAGGGCAATGACGCATTCTGGAAGATGCACGACGCGTTTTTCCAGGACCAGACGCAGCTCGACCGCGCCGGGATCGAGAGGACGGCCGCCGCGCTCGGGCTCGACGTGCAGAAGGTCCTCGCCGCGATCGACGGGCAGACGCACAAGGCGCTCATCGACGCGGACCTCGCGGCCGCCGACAAGGCCAAGGTCTCGGGCACGCCCGCCTTCGTGATCAATGGGTACTTCATCTCCGGCGCGCAGCCCCTCGGCAAATTCAAGAAGGCCGTGAGCCTCGCGCTCAAGGAGGCGAAGTAG